One window of Sphingobacteriales bacterium genomic DNA carries:
- a CDS encoding DUF262 domain-containing protein, translating to MQKYAVNQQLIETLLAWVNSGEIAIPEIQRPFVWDSSKVRDLMDSLYQGYPIGYVIAWRNPNVRLKDGSLSEGKKILIDGQQRVTALTAAILGQYVINKTYERVKIKIAFNPIDERFEVQNPAILKDKTWLPDISQAINGDLFEIADQYFELNPDVDKKQVRNAFSNLMNIPKKQIGIIELAADLDIETVTEIFIRINSKGVVLSQADFAMSKIASNTEYNGNELRKAIDYFCHLCISPEFYKHIVDNDKEFAKTEFFQKMQWLKTENEDLYDPDYNDLIRVAFTTQFNRGRLSDLVSLLSGRNFETRSYEDTIAEQSFATLKTGVKNFINETNFKRFLMIIKSAGFISPKLIRSQNAINFAYIVYLKLKELGVNSVAIESYVRRWLVYSILTGRYSGSPESAFDFDIKQISQKPFDEYLKEKEEGELSDAFWNASLPQSLDTSVAISPYFHVFLAAQVKANDRGFLSKDVLVGDLISLRGDIHHLFPKDYLKKNGLDRSKYNQIANYVYMQSEINIKVGNKPPKDYFEVIINQMLDNNKQVSGLSTQQELLDNLQMNAVPTNIMQMSIDDYNDFLTARRKLMATKIKEFYHSL from the coding sequence ATGCAGAAATACGCAGTAAACCAACAATTAATAGAGACACTTTTAGCTTGGGTAAACTCAGGAGAAATTGCAATTCCAGAAATCCAAAGACCTTTCGTTTGGGACAGTTCAAAAGTTCGAGACCTAATGGACAGCTTGTATCAAGGCTATCCAATTGGTTACGTTATTGCTTGGAGAAATCCTAATGTGCGACTTAAAGACGGAAGTTTAAGTGAGGGCAAAAAAATACTCATAGACGGACAGCAACGTGTAACGGCATTGACAGCAGCTATACTTGGACAGTATGTAATCAACAAAACCTACGAAAGAGTAAAAATCAAAATTGCCTTTAACCCAATTGACGAAAGATTTGAAGTTCAAAACCCAGCAATCTTAAAAGACAAAACTTGGCTTCCCGACATTTCTCAAGCCATCAATGGAGACCTTTTTGAAATTGCCGACCAATATTTTGAACTCAACCCGGACGTTGACAAAAAGCAAGTTCGTAATGCCTTTTCAAACCTCATGAACATTCCGAAAAAACAAATCGGGATTATTGAGTTAGCGGCAGACTTGGATATTGAAACAGTTACTGAGATTTTTATTCGTATAAATTCAAAAGGTGTTGTGCTTAGTCAGGCTGACTTTGCAATGAGCAAAATTGCTTCTAACACTGAGTACAACGGGAATGAATTACGCAAAGCCATTGATTACTTCTGTCATCTTTGCATTTCACCTGAATTTTACAAGCATATCGTTGACAACGACAAAGAATTTGCAAAGACAGAGTTCTTTCAAAAAATGCAATGGCTCAAAACAGAAAACGAAGATTTATACGACCCTGACTACAACGACTTAATTCGTGTTGCGTTTACAACGCAATTCAACAGAGGACGACTTTCCGACTTGGTAAGTTTATTATCAGGAAGGAACTTTGAAACACGATCATACGAAGACACAATAGCTGAACAATCTTTTGCGACACTAAAAACAGGAGTTAAAAACTTCATCAACGAAACCAATTTCAAACGGTTTCTGATGATAATAAAATCGGCAGGGTTTATTTCCCCCAAACTTATCCGTTCACAAAACGCAATCAATTTCGCTTACATCGTTTACCTCAAATTAAAAGAGTTAGGCGTTAATTCAGTAGCCATCGAAAGTTATGTTAGGCGTTGGTTAGTTTACAGCATCTTGACAGGTCGTTATTCAGGTTCACCAGAGAGTGCATTTGACTTTGACATCAAACAAATTTCACAGAAACCTTTTGACGAATACCTGAAAGAAAAAGAAGAGGGCGAACTTTCAGACGCATTTTGGAACGCTTCACTTCCGCAGAGTTTAGATACTTCCGTTGCAATTAGTCCATACTTCCACGTTTTTTTAGCAGCACAAGTTAAAGCCAACGACAGAGGCTTCTTATCAAAGGACGTTTTAGTTGGCGACCTTATTTCACTTCGTGGCGACATTCATCATCTGTTTCCAAAGGACTACCTGAAAAAGAACGGGCTGGACAGGAGCAAATACAATCAAATTGCTAACTACGTTTATATGCAGTCAGAGATTAACATCAAGGTCGGGAACAAACCACCCAAGGACTACTTTGAAGTTATCATAAATCAAATGCTTGACAACAACAAACAAGTTAGCGGACTTTCAACACAGCAAGAGCTTTTGGACAACTTGCAAATGAACGCTGTGCCGACAAACATTATGCAAATGAGCATTGACGACTATAACGACTTCTTGACCGCAAGACGAAAACTTATGGCGACTAAAATCAAAGAATTTTATCACTCACTATGA